A window from Malaclemys terrapin pileata isolate rMalTer1 chromosome 18, rMalTer1.hap1, whole genome shotgun sequence encodes these proteins:
- the LOC128825828 gene encoding pinopsin-like encodes MQVSNTSQAPVQHGTPSAFDGPQWPHLAPRSIYTSVAVLMGIVVFSASFVNGLVIVVSIRYKKLRSPLNYILVNLAVADLLVTFFGSTISFSNNINGFFVLGKRVCKFEGFMVSLTGIVGLWSLAILAFERYIVICKPMGDFRFHHKHAVMGCAFTWIWSLLWTTPPMLGWSSYVPEGLRTSCGPNWYTGGSNNNSYILTLFITCFIIPLSLILFSYTNLLVTLRAVAAQQKESETTQRAEREVTRMVIAMVMAFLICWLPYSTFAMVIATNKDIPIQPTLASLPSYFSKTATVYNPIIYIFMNKQFRDCLLKMMCCNRNPSGMQETSPAMLGAPKGISSALEGCGNKVTPS; translated from the exons ATGCAGGTTTCAAACACTTCTCAGGCTCCTGTGCAACATGGAACTCCCAGTGCCTTTGATGGTCCACAGTGGCCTCACCTGGCTCCCAGAAGCATCTACACATCTGTGGCTGTGCTCATGGGCATCGTAGTGTTTTCTGCCTCCTTTGTGAACGGTTTGGTCATTGTAGTTTCCATCAGGTACAAGAAACTCAGATCCCCACTGAACTACATCCTGGTGAATCTGGCTGTGGCTGATCTGCTGGTGACTTTCTTTGGAAGCACTATCAGTTTCTCGAATAATATCAATGGCTTCTTTGTGCTCGGCAAAAGGGTGTGCAAATTTGAAGGCTTCATGGTCTCTTTAACAG GCATTGTGGGGCTTTGGTCCTTGGCGATCCTGGCCTTCGAAAGGTATATCGTCATCTGCAAACCCATGGGAGATTTCCGATTTCACCACAAACATGCAGTGATGGGCTGTGCATTCACCTGGATTTGGTCACTTCTCTGGACAACCCCACCAATGTTAGGCTGGAGCAGCTATGTGCCGGAAG GTCTGAGAACCTCCTGTGGTCCCAACTGGTATACCGGAGGCAGCAACAACAACAGCTACATCCTGACTTTATTCATTACCTGTTTCATTATTCCTCTCAGTCTGATCCTCTTCTCCTATACAAATCTGCTGGTGACACTACGAGCT GTTGCGGCGCAACAAAAAGAATCTGAGACGACTCAGCGAGCTGAGAGGGAGGTGACACGAATGGTGATTGCTATGGTGATGGCCTTTCTCATCTGCTGGCTGCCCTATTCCACCTTTGCCATGGTGATTGCCACAAACAAAGACATCCCCATCCAACCAACTCTAGCATCACTGCCTTCATACTTCTCCAAAACAGCCACAGTTTACAACCCAATTATCTACATCTTCATGAACAAACAG TTCCGGGACTGCCTGCTGAAAATGATGTGCTGCAATCGCAACCCGTCAGGGATGCAGGAAACCTCTCCTGCTATGCTTGGTGCCCCCAAAGGCATCTCATCAGCCTTGGAGGGATGCGGTAATAAGGTGACCCCATCGTAA